One Verrucomicrobiaceae bacterium genomic window carries:
- a CDS encoding caspase family protein has translation MSHARLFMLLAAFLATPAVAQSTRTALVIGNARYETAVGPLRNPVNDAKAVAKALRSLGFTVLEEHNVTRSELLEAVSAFRRKSAGAEVALFYYAGHGITVSGSNYLIPVKSGYDPGSAEGTALRMLAETRLFNAEQAVAEMSAAGAHCNLVILDACRVTPIARDPQARDAATAAGGLREMKPPAGSLIAFSTDAGHTANDGQGTNGLYTEELLKHMLTPGLTIEQVFKRTRAGVLERSSGSQIPAEYSRLIGEDIYLAGQAPESAPTAAPSSMPASPPVAVPDLATITRLAAAAKTQECLTALHALAATRGAGDYAIAPMETLLENVKNTLKDQTEPGPAVESAQQTCEGVLEALEDCIPAAHEKKNALAAKAHNRRGDCLLLFGRAQDALDAYEAALAITPDDA, from the coding sequence CTGTGGCCCAGAGCACGCGGACGGCACTCGTCATCGGTAATGCGCGGTATGAGACCGCCGTCGGTCCCCTGCGCAATCCGGTCAACGATGCCAAAGCTGTGGCCAAGGCCCTACGCAGCCTCGGCTTCACCGTACTAGAGGAGCACAATGTCACGCGTAGCGAACTGCTGGAAGCCGTGAGCGCATTCCGGCGCAAGAGTGCAGGCGCAGAGGTGGCGCTCTTTTATTACGCAGGCCACGGCATCACAGTCAGTGGCTCGAACTACCTCATACCCGTGAAAAGCGGCTACGATCCCGGCTCCGCAGAGGGCACCGCGCTGCGCATGCTTGCAGAAACACGGCTATTCAATGCGGAGCAAGCCGTGGCTGAGATGAGCGCTGCCGGTGCACACTGCAACCTCGTCATCCTCGATGCCTGCCGTGTCACGCCCATCGCCCGTGATCCACAGGCACGAGACGCCGCCACAGCCGCAGGCGGACTCCGCGAGATGAAACCGCCCGCAGGCTCCCTCATCGCCTTTTCCACCGATGCAGGCCACACCGCCAATGACGGCCAAGGCACCAACGGCCTCTACACCGAAGAGCTGCTCAAACACATGCTAACCCCAGGGCTCACCATCGAGCAGGTATTCAAACGCACCCGCGCTGGCGTGCTAGAGCGCAGCAGCGGCTCACAGATTCCAGCCGAGTACTCCCGCCTCATCGGCGAAGACATCTACCTCGCCGGACAAGCACCAGAATCAGCCCCCACCGCAGCCCCTTCCAGCATGCCAGCTTCACCACCCGTCGCAGTGCCAGATCTCGCAACCATCACACGCCTAGCAGCAGCCGCCAAGACGCAAGAATGCCTCACAGCGCTGCACGCACTCGCCGCTACGCGTGGAGCCGGTGACTACGCCATCGCCCCAATGGAAACACTGCTCGAAAACGTCAAAAACACCCTCAAAGACCAAACCGAGCCCGGCCCCGCCGTGGAATCCGCTCAACAGACATGTGAAGGCGTCCTAGAGGCGCTGGAGGACTGCATCCCCGCAGCGCATGAAAAGAAAAACGCCCTCGCCGCGAAGGCTCACAACCGCCGTGGAGACTGCCTCCTGCTCTTTGGCCGTGCACAGGACGCCCTGGATGCCTATGAAGCCGCACTGGCCATCACACCAGATGACGCCTAG